CCAAAGACTACAAGTAATCAGATACTTCTCGAATTTGTGTTACAGCTTCTCCCATGATGTAATCCCTGCTTCTAACTTAGTCTTGAGAGTGATGAAGCTGACCCTTCCATTGCTCCTCATTTGCCTCCAAGAACTCGATCCTCATTTCACAACTTTGCAATGCCATCTCTAATTACTCTATTTTCCCTTTCATCTCTTCGATCTAGCTTAAGCTTTCTCTCAACTTCATCATAGAATTGCGATTCTGGTATAAACATAGAGATCTCTCAAGTTCCGCTACTCTAGCCCTTAATTCGTCTTTTTCATTCTTACTCTCTGATAGACTTTTCTCTAAGGCCTCGTTCCAAGCTTGATCCTCCTAGAACCACTTTTCCACTGATCTGCCttagtcttttcttctcaaacttCCTGACGCCACTGTTCTAAAGTTTTACCTAACCCAGCAGTCCTCATCGACAGGCGTAGCTTCTTATAATCTGTTTTTAAACTTTCCAAATCCTCCTCCACttcattctttcttttttgtaatttttctacCTTTGATTTCTGAGTCTCCACATCTAATTTTAGGTGCATTTTCTCTTCCTCCAATTGCTCAATCCTTTTTCCAAGCTCAGGACTTTTCTTCTCAAAGTCttgctttataatttccaactctgaCAGGGCAACTTGTAACtattcctccattggtcgagTGCCTTCTAAGCTTGGTCTAAGAATATTACCATTGACCGTTTTCCTAAACCATTCACTATATTCAGGTGTTGTCATAGAATCGACAGCCAACCTTTTCATCCAACGAGTTTGCTTCAGAGTATCAGATATTTCCCGAACCTTTTTCTTATAATGGTCACCTTTATATGGGAATTCATACTGAGCAAGCCCGTTAGTTGTGGGTATGAACTGCCTTGATTTATACTGCCTTAATGCAAGAAAAGGAGTATATCCAGTAGCTCCCCAAATTCTTGACAATGATACCCAGTCAAAGTTCCCACATCGGTACAGGatctcatcaggaaccatccaaaAAGCTCTCCATTCTATATCCTCCTCCTTGAGATTTTGAAGAATTTCcatccatttttcctctaaaatATCATCACTCCTTTGCATAGCTGCCTCCTTCTTTAATGGGGAATAGCTTTCAGAGAAGACCTGATAAGAAACCTTATTTACTTTCCAAAAATGCCCATGAAACCATACCATCAAcagctgtgcacatccaataaattgACCTTCGCTTGTCCTCCGAAACATGCTCAAAGATCTGAACGTCTCAGCCAGTATTGCAGGTACAGGTGTGATTCCCTTCTCAAGACGATCAAATAAGTCAGTGATTGCCTTATCCACATGCCTTAAAGCCTTAGGAAAAATCACCAATCcatagatgcttaaggcaaaGATGTCGACCCTCTTCCTTTCATCTGGATGTGTTAAAACTAACTCTCTCAAATTCTCCCAAGGAATATATTTACTATCCCCCTTTTGTTGAATTTGAGCAGTGACCCAAGGCTCACTCATCTCTGAAATAGTCATCAATTTCTTCGCAAAAGTTTGACCATTAAAAACCTTAGCATAAGCTTTCCTGACTTGAACTTTTGGAAACCTCAGCAAGGTAGTATATTCCTCCATGGTAGGCACCAAAtccacttccccaaaagtgaaacaattgTAAGCAGAGTTCCAAAATTGAGCCATAACTAGGAACAGATGCTTGTCTACCTTAATATTGAGCAAGTAGGATATATCACCATAACTCTGATAGAACAACTGTTTGGTTTGTTCATCCCAACGAACCCATATATCTCTCAACTCTTACAACTCATTCTGTGGTACATTGATGCGAGTGAATTTCTGTAACTCTGATGTATATCCTTCTGCCAGGCTATCCCCTTTCTCTGATTGTAACTTCTCTGACCATGCGCACACAGCCGTATTATC
This is a stretch of genomic DNA from Gossypium arboreum isolate Shixiya-1 chromosome 11, ASM2569848v2, whole genome shotgun sequence. It encodes these proteins:
- the LOC108471826 gene encoding uncharacterized protein LOC108471826, whose amino-acid sequence is MVNEFLDKVEDNTAVCAWSEKLQSEKGDSLAEGYTSELQKFTRINVDKHLFLVMAQFWNSAYNCFTFGEVDLVPTMEEYTTLLRFPKVQVRKAYAKVFNGQTFAKKLMTISEMSEPWVTAQIQQKGDSKYIPWENLRELVLTHPDERKRVDIFALSIYGLVIFPKALRHVDKAITDLFDRLEKGITPVPAILAETFRSLSMFRRTSEGQFIGCAQLLMVWFHGHFWKVNKVSYQVFSESYSPLKKEAAMQRSDDILEEKWMEILQNLKEEDIEWRAFWMVPDEILYRCGNFDWVSLSRIWGATGYTPFLALRQYKSRQFIPTTNGLAQYEFPYKGDHYKKKVREISDTLKQTRWMKRLAVDSMTTPEYSEWFRKTVNGNILRPSLEGTRPMEE